In a genomic window of Spirosoma agri:
- a CDS encoding capsule assembly Wzi family protein, giving the protein MCAFINGLIIAFFLGQAPGFSQPDTVAKPVRAYLEAGALLTTGTAVPFWLRANQYGTIPLLGSLTTYRMGHFADYKPGNTARFDWGYGLELVETIGRSGQQLLLPQAYLKGRWHQLELYAGRRKTIVGLVDTLLTSGAYAMSGNAMPLPTIQLGTPGFITVPFTKRILSIYATYGHAWFETANRKVEHTYLHQATFYARIGKPTWPVRFVGGINHQVVWGGYSPYLSNDLSNNGHLPSSFKAYLYAVTALSYSDASIDGNVTSFDETNRIGNHLGSLDLGAEFSLGGCTVLVYRQNPFETGAIWYLTTIADGLNGLSIRRQNQGDSFFSIDRGLLEFLYTANQGGDRFVIDDPYQRGKVDYFNNSQYKDGWTSRAHTIGTPFLTPEGDIRPNLPYGPIINNRVALWHLGLSGRVGHTVNWLLKVSESRNRGTYNAPFASPLDQFSALLQVTAPLHLPLLGDSQLTSRLATDQGSFLPRSTGVLISLQKSWQSTWSSRSSTHGKEMAK; this is encoded by the coding sequence ATGTGTGCCTTTATCAACGGATTGATTATCGCTTTTTTTCTAGGCCAAGCGCCTGGATTCAGTCAGCCCGATACGGTAGCAAAACCGGTCAGAGCCTATCTTGAAGCGGGTGCCCTGTTAACCACTGGCACAGCGGTGCCCTTCTGGCTACGAGCCAATCAGTATGGAACAATTCCTCTGCTGGGATCACTCACAACGTATCGGATGGGCCACTTTGCCGACTACAAACCTGGGAATACGGCTCGTTTTGATTGGGGCTATGGCTTGGAACTGGTCGAAACCATTGGCCGATCAGGCCAGCAACTACTGCTGCCACAGGCTTATCTGAAAGGGCGCTGGCATCAACTCGAATTGTATGCCGGTCGTCGGAAAACCATTGTTGGCCTGGTTGATACTCTGCTCACGTCAGGGGCTTACGCTATGTCAGGCAATGCAATGCCGTTGCCAACCATTCAGCTCGGTACGCCCGGTTTCATAACGGTGCCCTTTACCAAACGTATCCTTAGTATTTACGCGACCTACGGACATGCCTGGTTTGAAACGGCCAATCGAAAGGTCGAGCATACCTACTTACATCAGGCAACGTTTTACGCCCGAATTGGCAAGCCCACCTGGCCTGTTCGGTTTGTTGGCGGAATTAATCACCAGGTCGTATGGGGCGGTTATTCACCTTATTTAAGCAACGATTTATCGAATAACGGACATCTGCCATCGAGCTTTAAAGCTTATCTGTATGCAGTAACAGCACTATCCTATTCAGACGCGTCGATTGACGGAAACGTTACCTCGTTTGATGAAACGAATCGGATTGGCAATCATTTGGGGTCATTAGATCTAGGTGCAGAATTTTCGCTCGGTGGCTGTACAGTTTTGGTTTATCGGCAAAACCCGTTTGAAACGGGAGCCATCTGGTACCTAACGACCATTGCCGACGGTCTGAATGGGTTGAGTATTCGTCGCCAAAACCAGGGAGACAGTTTCTTTTCGATCGACCGGGGACTTCTCGAATTTTTGTACACGGCCAATCAGGGCGGAGACCGGTTTGTCATCGATGATCCTTACCAGCGGGGTAAGGTCGATTATTTTAACAACAGCCAGTACAAAGATGGCTGGACATCGCGCGCACACACCATTGGTACGCCGTTTCTGACTCCCGAAGGAGATATCCGACCCAATTTACCCTACGGGCCTATCATTAACAATCGGGTAGCGCTTTGGCACCTCGGATTGAGTGGCCGGGTGGGTCATACCGTAAACTGGCTGCTTAAAGTTTCTGAAAGCCGAAACAGAGGAACCTACAATGCTCCGTTTGCCAGTCCACTCGACCAGTTTTCGGCCTTACTACAGGTTACAGCTCCGCTGCACCTACCGTTGTTGGGGGATTCGCAATTAACGAGTCGATTGGCTACCGACCAGGGTAGTTTTTTACCCCGATCGACAGGTGTGTTGATCAGTTTACAAAAAAGCTGGCAATCAACCTGGTCAAGTCGGTCAAGCACTCATGGGAAAGAAATGGCCAAGTAG
- a CDS encoding metallophosphoesterase family protein produces MNTISRRFFLQATLSSASIGVWSACRNPSGDGPTPAVLPLRFAVASDGHLGEPATPSDQYFTDLIAALTKTHQITPLQFVVVNGDLVHEGNNDLLPKAKAYLDQLPIPYYVTRGNHDRVSLDTWQQVWGYGTNHVAERNNATLILLDTSNEAGDTLCGDDVWLRQTMKSVRSSVPAFLFMHIPFIHNAQGTDVCTGLLSVLSDYPIIRAVFHGHDHTKDLSLMYGKTALLFDAHFGSSWGTAYRGFRLVEQSGESLTTHQYDFTNNQTINSLSF; encoded by the coding sequence ATGAATACTATTAGTCGCCGGTTTTTTTTACAAGCTACCCTGAGCAGCGCATCCATTGGGGTTTGGAGCGCATGTCGGAACCCATCTGGTGATGGCCCAACACCGGCTGTTTTACCGCTACGGTTCGCAGTAGCTTCGGATGGACATCTGGGCGAGCCAGCGACTCCATCAGACCAATATTTTACTGATTTAATAGCCGCTTTGACAAAAACACACCAGATTACACCACTTCAATTTGTGGTCGTCAATGGCGACTTAGTACACGAAGGCAATAACGATTTACTGCCAAAAGCGAAGGCCTATCTGGATCAATTGCCGATCCCATATTACGTGACGCGGGGCAACCACGACCGGGTCAGTTTGGATACCTGGCAACAAGTATGGGGGTATGGCACAAACCACGTAGCCGAGCGCAATAACGCAACGCTTATTCTGCTCGACACATCCAACGAAGCGGGCGATACGCTCTGCGGGGATGATGTCTGGCTTCGGCAAACCATGAAGTCAGTACGGTCGTCAGTGCCCGCTTTTTTGTTTATGCATATTCCGTTCATCCACAATGCACAGGGAACGGATGTCTGCACAGGCCTACTGAGTGTTTTGAGCGATTATCCCATCATTCGGGCGGTCTTTCATGGCCATGACCATACCAAAGATTTAAGCCTTATGTACGGCAAAACAGCGCTACTCTTTGACGCCCATTTCGGGAGTAGCTGGGGAACCGCTTACCGGGGATTTCGACTGGTTGAGCAGTCGGGAGAGAGTCTTACCACGCACCAATACGACTTCACCAATAACCAGACGATTAATAGTCTATCCTTCTGA
- a CDS encoding glycosyltransferase has protein sequence MDTKPKPVFFTPSRRRWRLFRSTLLGSLLLGIATLVVVGWTLAEHVFPKMPILQNNESAFQKLSSVDSVQSAGSGNNGVPKGFHRHLPVAAKASNRPQIRAGFYVNWDAQSYQTLRDHVSELNMVMPEWFFVGNQGELRTDIDNTADSLLKQHPGVAVVPMISNFYQGNWRGQNVHRLLNNSVQRKKFIAQVLNLLNQRHYQGVNIDFEELRENTDETLITFVREMHAALHPKGYIVTIDIAALNSDYNLPALRPYVDYFMLMAYDNHFSTSAPGPVAPYPWIEYVLEDACRQIPSEQVVLCVAGYGYDWAKGGQGVDVSYQQAIARANRRSATPIHFDNQTYSLSFRYVDEQGKRHDVWFNDAASAYNVLRAAEDYETAGVAIWRLGSEDVRTWTYFARDVSRPALASKPLNWQQLQTVPALNSVDYQGEGDILDVKATPHAGQLKLEYNAADQLISEEQYLTLPTSYVISKVGKASKTMVLSFDDGPDETYTPQILAILEREHVPASFFVVGINVERNLPLLQRMAKAGYEIGNHTTLHPDLTRVSPRRLFFELNTCRRLIESITGRSTILFRPPYNADSEPDKPEELRPIALAEQQHYYAIGESIDPLDWQVGVTPQQILQRIQQQQNLGNIILLHDAGGDRSATVAALPAIIHYYKKHGYRFATISQLLNRPASELMPVAPVQRAALLTDWSLVELLYYGQHILGWLFLIGTLLAIARVLLLAFLAIRQRHQFKVPVESYQGLVSVIVPAYNEELNAIRTVESLLSSTYSDLEIVFVDDGSRDQTYNRVHQYFAANPRVQVLTKPNGGKASALNLGLAHAKGEVVVCIDADTQLLPDAIARLVALFTDTTVGAVAGNVRVGNVHNWLTRFQSIEYTTSQNFDRRAYEQLNCITVVPGAIGAFRRTGMLAVGGFTTDTLAEDCDLTVRLLRAGYVVKTCNEAVAVTEAPDTIQMLLKQRVRWCYGMMQVVWKHRDLLFQWKRTSGASWAVRWLALPSLVAFQFGFPLLTLVAELQLGLSIFTGSWSLVLTYFIGFLAIDTIIAAFAYRLEGRSLRPLLWLLPQRLIWRYLLFWVLIRSYANAIRGEVASWGVLKRTGQVWLPDQSPETMGSVVVLRKPLNTDGRNR, from the coding sequence ATGGACACTAAGCCAAAACCGGTTTTTTTTACACCGTCCCGTCGTCGCTGGCGGCTGTTTCGGAGCACACTGCTCGGTAGTCTCCTTTTGGGTATTGCCACGCTCGTAGTAGTTGGCTGGACGCTGGCTGAGCATGTTTTCCCAAAAATGCCGATCCTTCAGAATAATGAAAGCGCGTTTCAAAAGCTGTCCTCCGTTGATAGCGTGCAATCGGCGGGCTCGGGCAATAATGGTGTGCCGAAGGGGTTTCATCGGCATTTACCCGTGGCGGCTAAAGCCAGCAACCGTCCTCAAATACGAGCAGGTTTCTACGTCAACTGGGATGCTCAGTCGTATCAGACGTTGCGCGATCATGTTTCCGAACTCAACATGGTCATGCCCGAATGGTTCTTCGTGGGCAATCAGGGCGAACTCCGTACTGATATCGATAATACAGCCGATTCGCTCCTGAAACAGCATCCGGGTGTGGCCGTTGTACCGATGATCTCCAATTTTTACCAGGGTAACTGGCGCGGTCAGAACGTACATCGGCTACTGAACAACTCCGTCCAACGAAAGAAATTCATTGCTCAGGTCCTTAACCTGCTCAATCAGCGGCACTATCAGGGTGTTAACATCGACTTTGAAGAGCTGCGCGAAAATACCGATGAAACCCTGATTACGTTTGTCCGGGAAATGCACGCGGCTCTGCACCCCAAAGGGTACATTGTCACAATTGACATTGCGGCTCTGAACTCCGATTATAACTTGCCCGCCTTACGCCCGTACGTCGATTATTTTATGCTGATGGCTTATGACAACCATTTCAGTACATCGGCACCGGGGCCGGTAGCGCCCTATCCGTGGATCGAATATGTACTAGAAGATGCCTGCCGACAAATTCCTTCGGAACAGGTTGTGCTGTGTGTGGCTGGTTATGGGTACGATTGGGCCAAAGGCGGACAAGGAGTAGATGTTTCATACCAGCAAGCCATCGCGCGGGCCAATCGCCGGTCGGCTACGCCCATTCACTTCGATAATCAAACGTATAGCCTATCGTTTCGCTATGTGGATGAGCAGGGAAAACGGCATGATGTCTGGTTCAATGACGCGGCTTCGGCTTATAATGTACTGCGGGCAGCCGAAGATTACGAAACCGCCGGAGTCGCTATCTGGCGACTGGGTTCGGAAGACGTGCGAACCTGGACTTATTTTGCGCGGGATGTATCACGCCCGGCACTGGCGAGTAAACCCCTGAACTGGCAACAGTTGCAAACGGTGCCCGCCCTGAACAGCGTCGATTATCAGGGTGAAGGCGATATTCTGGACGTGAAAGCAACCCCTCATGCCGGTCAACTCAAGCTGGAATACAATGCAGCGGATCAACTCATCAGCGAAGAGCAGTACCTGACGTTACCGACGTCGTACGTCATCAGTAAAGTGGGGAAAGCGAGCAAAACGATGGTGCTCTCTTTCGATGATGGCCCCGACGAAACATACACGCCCCAGATTTTAGCGATTCTGGAACGCGAACACGTACCGGCTTCTTTTTTCGTGGTAGGAATTAATGTGGAGCGCAACCTGCCCTTGTTGCAGCGTATGGCGAAAGCCGGTTACGAAATTGGTAATCACACGACCCTACACCCCGATTTAACCAGGGTGAGTCCGCGCCGGTTGTTTTTTGAATTAAATACGTGCCGACGATTGATTGAAAGTATCACCGGACGCTCAACGATCCTGTTTAGGCCACCCTATAATGCCGACAGTGAGCCGGACAAGCCCGAAGAACTACGGCCTATCGCCCTGGCCGAACAACAGCACTATTACGCCATCGGCGAATCCATCGATCCGCTCGACTGGCAGGTAGGCGTTACGCCACAGCAGATTTTACAGCGGATTCAGCAACAGCAAAACCTGGGCAACATCATTTTGCTGCACGACGCGGGGGGCGACCGCTCAGCCACGGTAGCCGCTTTACCGGCTATCATTCACTACTACAAAAAACACGGCTATCGCTTCGCCACCATCAGCCAACTGCTGAACCGACCGGCCAGCGAGCTTATGCCGGTAGCCCCCGTTCAACGAGCCGCTTTACTGACAGATTGGAGCTTAGTTGAATTGCTTTATTATGGGCAACATATCCTAGGCTGGCTCTTTCTGATCGGCACTTTATTGGCCATCGCACGGGTTCTGTTGCTGGCTTTTTTGGCTATCCGTCAAAGGCATCAGTTTAAGGTGCCCGTTGAGTCGTATCAGGGTCTGGTCAGCGTGATTGTGCCCGCTTATAATGAAGAACTGAACGCTATCCGTACGGTCGAAAGCCTCCTATCCAGCACGTATTCGGACCTGGAAATTGTCTTTGTCGACGACGGCTCGCGCGATCAGACATACAATCGGGTTCATCAATATTTTGCGGCCAACCCACGCGTTCAGGTACTGACCAAACCGAATGGAGGAAAAGCATCAGCGCTCAATTTGGGGCTCGCCCATGCGAAGGGGGAAGTTGTGGTGTGTATCGACGCTGATACGCAGTTATTGCCCGATGCCATCGCCCGGTTAGTAGCCCTTTTTACTGATACAACGGTTGGGGCCGTGGCAGGCAACGTGCGCGTCGGCAATGTTCACAATTGGCTCACCCGCTTTCAATCGATTGAATACACAACGAGCCAAAACTTCGACCGTCGTGCCTATGAACAACTCAATTGCATTACGGTGGTACCGGGTGCGATTGGCGCGTTTCGTCGCACCGGGATGCTGGCCGTGGGCGGCTTCACAACGGACACGCTCGCCGAAGACTGCGACCTTACCGTGCGGCTACTGCGAGCTGGTTACGTAGTCAAGACCTGCAACGAAGCAGTTGCCGTAACGGAAGCGCCGGATACGATTCAGATGCTGTTGAAACAGCGAGTTCGTTGGTGCTACGGCATGATGCAGGTTGTCTGGAAACACCGCGATCTGTTGTTCCAATGGAAACGGACGAGTGGCGCAAGCTGGGCGGTGCGTTGGCTGGCTTTGCCAAGTCTGGTGGCTTTTCAGTTCGGGTTTCCGTTACTAACGCTGGTAGCCGAACTGCAACTGGGTCTCTCGATATTCACTGGCAGTTGGAGCCTTGTACTGACCTATTTTATTGGCTTCTTGGCGATCGATACGATCATAGCCGCTTTCGCTTACCGGCTGGAAGGCCGTTCGTTGCGCCCGCTTCTCTGGCTCCTGCCGCAGCGGCTCATCTGGCGCTACCTGTTATTCTGGGTACTGATTCGCTCCTACGCCAATGCGATTCGGGGCGAAGTTGCTTCCTGGGGTGTGTTGAAACGAACGGGGCAAGTATGGTTACCCGATCAGTCCCCTGAAACAATGGGATCGGTAGTTGTTCTCCGAAAACCGCTTAACACAGATGGTCGAAATAGGTAA
- a CDS encoding DUF2252 family protein, giving the protein MKYTDTLLDRLQQANQDRRPDMLMRKYQAMGENAFRFFRATPSLFYQHLPLELLAGGYPVCWSCADLHLENFGSFRAGNKLVYFDINDFDEALLAPATVDLSRLVTSLFVAAPLLRHSPETSRQLAHRFLTTYRQELLLSKPRSIERQTSKGILNKFLTQVARRSRKELLNRLTHGHGRKRQLRLLNDRLLAVPKGERDAVWNWLKSALAAGVNSTLRDVKFRLAGTSSIGLNRYVALVESANGKLHLLDIKATRPSVAEPYLYVNQPYWPDPASRIVALQNRLQDVPPASLWPLAGLNDEFFVVRSLQPQADRLDLTNKRVRGKQRLGKLVDTMAQLTASAHLRSGGRQGSAISDELVTFADKPVWASELVTWAETYAQQVFQDFTLFRAALKAGWADSGRVNELI; this is encoded by the coding sequence ATGAAGTATACTGACACACTACTCGATCGCCTTCAGCAGGCTAATCAGGACCGCCGACCCGATATGTTGATGCGGAAATACCAGGCCATGGGTGAAAATGCGTTCCGATTTTTCAGGGCAACCCCTTCTTTATTTTATCAACATTTGCCCCTCGAACTGCTGGCTGGCGGGTATCCGGTTTGTTGGAGCTGCGCAGACTTGCATTTAGAAAATTTTGGTTCGTTCCGGGCTGGCAATAAATTGGTCTATTTCGACATCAACGACTTTGACGAGGCTTTGCTGGCACCGGCTACCGTTGATCTAAGTCGACTTGTAACCAGCCTGTTTGTGGCCGCACCGTTGCTGAGACATTCGCCTGAAACAAGCCGGCAGCTTGCTCATCGTTTCCTGACTACCTACCGCCAGGAACTCTTACTCAGTAAACCACGGTCCATCGAGCGGCAGACGTCGAAAGGTATACTTAACAAATTTCTGACCCAGGTAGCCAGGCGGTCTCGTAAAGAGTTGCTCAATCGATTGACGCACGGGCATGGTCGAAAACGACAGCTTCGTCTACTAAACGACCGGCTCCTAGCGGTGCCGAAGGGTGAACGCGACGCGGTCTGGAATTGGTTGAAAAGCGCGCTGGCAGCAGGGGTAAATTCTACACTTCGGGACGTTAAGTTTCGACTGGCGGGCACGAGTAGTATCGGCCTGAATCGCTATGTCGCTCTAGTCGAAAGCGCAAACGGCAAACTCCATTTGCTGGATATAAAAGCGACTCGGCCCTCGGTTGCCGAACCTTACCTGTATGTAAACCAGCCCTATTGGCCCGACCCGGCAAGTCGTATCGTAGCGCTCCAGAATCGGCTTCAAGACGTCCCACCCGCCAGCTTATGGCCCCTTGCCGGGTTGAATGATGAATTTTTTGTTGTCCGCTCCCTACAACCGCAGGCTGACAGGCTTGATCTGACCAACAAGCGCGTACGGGGTAAACAACGACTGGGTAAGCTGGTCGACACAATGGCTCAGCTAACGGCTTCGGCTCATCTACGAAGTGGTGGTCGACAAGGATCAGCCATCTCTGATGAGTTAGTTACTTTTGCTGACAAGCCGGTTTGGGCTTCTGAATTGGTAACTTGGGCCGAAACGTATGCGCAACAGGTTTTTCAGGATTTCACCCTGTTTAGAGCTGCTCTCAAAGCTGGGTGGGCTGATTCAGGTCGGGTCAACGAACTCATCTAG
- a CDS encoding winged helix-turn-helix transcriptional regulator gives MMPPITIYSLTPSGEELSPVLLALADWATKDSKQFEHLVQAE, from the coding sequence GTGATGCCGCCCATTACGATTTATAGTCTAACCCCATCTGGTGAAGAGTTAAGCCCTGTTTTATTAGCATTGGCGGATTGGGCCACTAAGGACAGCAAACAATTCGAGCACCTGGTGCAAGCAGAATAA
- a CDS encoding RES family NAD+ phosphorylase: MSIELPDAIEHIQLSELPTGWDALKYSESLPQFLLSKLVLFYPALAFAIPSVIVRNTPSRNILIKPLHPLMSQVKIVDVVAHEFDERLQKKADLPAISTAQVKKLQRRFA, from the coding sequence GTGAGCATCGAGCTACCGGATGCCATTGAGCATATCCAACTATCTGAATTGCCTACCGGTTGGGATGCGCTCAAGTACTCCGAAAGCCTACCACAGTTTTTACTATCCAAGTTGGTTCTTTTTTATCCCGCCTTGGCCTTTGCAATTCCGTCGGTGATTGTTAGGAATACGCCATCACGCAACATCCTGATCAAACCTTTGCACCCGCTGATGAGTCAGGTGAAGATAGTGGACGTAGTGGCTCATGAGTTCGATGAACGATTACAGAAAAAGGCTGATCTGCCAGCGATTTCTACCGCACAAGTTAAGAAGCTCCAAAGACGGTTTGCTTAG
- a CDS encoding NHL domain-containing protein, whose protein sequence is MKLTLRPYVTLSSVVNIFCLFLSLHTFAQTIATVAGSNAMGDGGPAPSSFVNHPTGVAVDQNGVVYIADTDNNRIRKVTVNGSISTVAGNGLAGFRGDGGPAVDAQLDSPYGIAVDKDGNLYIADKDNNAVRKVTPTGSITTLVGCCGSGSDGGPATKASVFQPSGVAVDMTGNIYIAETGYHRIRKISTDGIISTVAGTGAFGFSGDGGPATSAKLYEPYGVSVDTEGNLYIADRSNHRIRKVSTTGVISTVAGTGANSYSGDGGPATKAALALPSSVAVDKSGNLFIADSRNMLIRKVNTSGIINRVAGNGSTGFGGDGGPATSARLYYPVGVAVQDDGTFYIADATNTRVRKVTPAGTISTLAGNGKTFSGDGGPATKADLYVPSGVATDGQGNLFIADQLNHQVRRVSPTGIISTIAGTGTFGYSGDGGTATSAMLNSPTSVAVDRIGNVFIADTYNRRIRKVSSDGTISTVAGDGYYDYKGDGGPATSASMKEPTGVTVDDTGNLYIVDRESATIRKVSTTGIITRISTSVALIAPQGIAVDKNGNLFIADAGNYVVRKVTTTGVTTTVAGNGIGQSTGDGGPATSAGLNYPTGVAVATDGTLFIADQGGNRVRKVTPAGSITTVAGNGVYNFSGDGELGTRASIAKPTGIAVDGSGNLFIADRDNNRIRRVASPIISSVQNGDWSSSTTWSCTCVPKNTDEVSILSGHAVTISQVVQIRVVRQYGTLIFTPTGKLLF, encoded by the coding sequence ATGAAGCTTACTTTACGCCCATACGTAACCCTTTCAAGTGTAGTTAACATTTTCTGTCTGTTTCTTTCCCTGCACACATTCGCCCAGACTATTGCTACCGTTGCAGGATCAAATGCCATGGGCGACGGCGGACCGGCTCCCTCGTCGTTTGTCAACCACCCTACTGGTGTAGCCGTTGATCAGAACGGTGTAGTTTATATTGCGGACACCGATAATAACCGCATTCGAAAAGTCACCGTCAATGGTAGTATTTCCACCGTAGCGGGCAACGGCCTGGCTGGCTTTCGGGGGGATGGCGGACCAGCTGTCGATGCGCAGTTAGACTCTCCATACGGCATTGCCGTCGACAAAGATGGAAACCTCTATATCGCCGATAAAGACAATAATGCGGTTCGTAAAGTTACGCCTACTGGTAGCATTACAACGCTAGTGGGGTGCTGCGGCTCAGGGAGTGATGGCGGTCCGGCCACAAAGGCATCTGTCTTTCAACCGTCCGGTGTAGCTGTAGACATGACGGGTAATATCTACATTGCCGAAACCGGTTATCACCGTATCCGCAAAATTTCTACGGATGGTATCATCAGCACGGTCGCAGGTACGGGGGCCTTTGGATTTAGTGGTGACGGTGGCCCGGCTACTAGCGCCAAACTATATGAACCCTACGGTGTCTCCGTCGACACGGAGGGTAATCTGTATATCGCCGACCGGAGTAACCACCGAATTCGTAAAGTGTCGACGACCGGTGTGATCAGCACGGTAGCTGGTACGGGTGCGAACTCATATAGTGGCGATGGCGGTCCGGCTACGAAAGCTGCGCTGGCACTTCCGTCGAGTGTAGCCGTCGACAAAAGCGGGAATCTGTTTATTGCCGATAGCCGGAACATGCTCATTCGCAAGGTCAATACCTCAGGAATTATCAATCGGGTGGCTGGTAACGGGTCTACGGGTTTTGGGGGTGACGGTGGCCCGGCTACCAGCGCCCGGCTCTACTACCCGGTGGGAGTAGCTGTGCAGGACGACGGTACGTTTTACATCGCCGATGCGACAAATACGCGGGTCCGGAAGGTTACACCAGCAGGCACGATCAGTACCCTGGCAGGCAACGGTAAAACGTTTAGTGGCGATGGCGGTCCGGCTACGAAAGCTGATTTGTACGTGCCGTCCGGCGTAGCCACAGACGGACAGGGAAATCTGTTCATTGCCGACCAGCTTAATCATCAGGTACGGCGGGTTTCACCCACGGGTATCATCAGCACAATCGCCGGTACGGGAACGTTTGGGTACAGTGGAGACGGTGGTACGGCTACCAGTGCAATGCTCAACAGTCCGACCAGCGTAGCCGTTGATCGAATCGGGAATGTATTTATTGCTGACACGTATAACCGGCGGATTCGGAAGGTTTCATCGGATGGAACGATCTCGACCGTAGCGGGAGACGGTTATTACGACTATAAAGGCGATGGCGGCCCCGCCACGAGTGCCTCGATGAAGGAGCCTACTGGCGTGACAGTAGACGATACTGGGAATTTATACATTGTTGATCGGGAAAGCGCTACCATTCGTAAAGTTTCCACGACGGGCATCATTACCCGAATAAGCACGAGTGTGGCGCTGATTGCCCCTCAGGGCATAGCCGTTGACAAAAACGGGAATCTGTTTATTGCCGATGCCGGTAATTACGTCGTTCGTAAGGTTACGACAACGGGGGTAACGACCACCGTTGCTGGTAACGGAATCGGTCAGTCGACGGGCGACGGTGGTCCCGCCACTAGTGCAGGACTGAACTATCCGACTGGTGTTGCCGTGGCTACAGATGGTACCTTGTTTATTGCCGATCAGGGTGGTAACCGGGTTCGGAAAGTTACGCCGGCGGGCAGCATCACGACCGTAGCGGGTAATGGGGTATACAATTTTAGTGGCGATGGGGAACTGGGAACGCGAGCCAGTATCGCCAAGCCCACCGGAATCGCCGTCGACGGAAGTGGGAACCTATTCATTGCTGATCGCGACAATAACCGGATTCGCCGGGTCGCCAGCCCAATCATCAGCAGTGTACAAAACGGCGACTGGTCAAGTAGCACAACCTGGAGCTGCACCTGCGTGCCTAAAAATACGGATGAGGTAAGTATTTTGTCTGGTCACGCCGTGACGATAAGCCAGGTCGTCCAGATACGTGTCGTCAGGCAGTACGGCACGCTTATATTCACCCCAACGGGGAAGCTTTTGTTTTAA
- a CDS encoding lipocalin family protein, producing MKTNLIITLFLVVLLGCSKEDNTPVPAVDLVGKWELVKFTVDPSPVNGTNDYLAYLRQLFSYNCTEINFYYNFSADKAFSESTESKCQSGTTNDTLLDGKWESTPTELSITLDDGTGVQQTQTYKIDLHPAQPGKYAYMDLTMSNNGTNYSLSLNKL from the coding sequence ATGAAGACTAATTTGATCATCACCCTATTCCTTGTGGTTCTACTGGGATGTTCCAAGGAAGACAATACGCCTGTTCCGGCAGTAGATCTGGTCGGCAAATGGGAGTTAGTTAAATTTACAGTGGATCCCTCGCCCGTAAACGGCACGAACGATTATCTGGCCTATTTGCGCCAGCTCTTTAGCTATAACTGCACAGAGATCAATTTCTACTACAACTTCTCGGCTGATAAGGCCTTCTCGGAATCCACGGAGAGTAAATGCCAGTCGGGTACTACAAATGACACCTTACTGGACGGAAAGTGGGAGTCAACGCCCACCGAACTATCCATCACGCTCGACGACGGAACTGGTGTGCAGCAAACACAAACCTATAAAATTGATCTGCACCCGGCTCAACCCGGCAAGTACGCGTATATGGATCTAACGATGAGTAATAATGGTACTAACTACTCCCTGAGCTTAAACAAGCTCTAA